In the Ramlibacter tataouinensis TTB310 genome, one interval contains:
- a CDS encoding metallophosphoesterase family protein, whose translation MNPKSASTVRFAAVGDIHVTKESAGRLRGFFAQASEAADALLLCGDLTDYGTAEEARVLADELAVVKVPIVAVLGNHDFESGTPEVVRETLTRAGVRVLDGEAVEIHGVGIAGAKGFAGGYGRGSLGGWGEPAIKHFVQEALNEALKLESALAKLRTPRRIALLHYSPIAGTVQGEPVEIFPFLGSSRLEEPLLRYPVDAVFHGHAHRGTPEGRTINGVPVYNVAKPLLQRTRPGQPPFRLFELPREAAEAPPALAEG comes from the coding sequence ATGAACCCCAAGTCCGCCAGCACCGTGCGCTTCGCCGCCGTCGGCGACATCCACGTCACCAAGGAATCCGCCGGCAGGCTGCGCGGCTTTTTCGCGCAAGCCTCGGAGGCGGCCGACGCGCTGCTGCTGTGCGGCGACCTGACCGACTACGGCACCGCGGAGGAAGCGCGGGTGCTCGCCGACGAGCTCGCCGTGGTCAAGGTCCCCATCGTCGCCGTCCTGGGCAACCACGATTTCGAGTCCGGCACGCCGGAGGTGGTGCGGGAGACACTCACCCGCGCCGGCGTGCGCGTGCTCGACGGCGAAGCGGTCGAGATCCACGGCGTGGGCATCGCCGGGGCCAAGGGTTTCGCCGGCGGCTATGGCCGCGGTTCGTTGGGCGGCTGGGGCGAGCCGGCGATCAAGCACTTCGTGCAGGAGGCGCTGAACGAGGCGCTCAAGCTGGAATCGGCCCTGGCCAAGCTGCGCACGCCGCGCCGCATCGCCTTACTGCACTACTCGCCCATCGCCGGCACGGTGCAGGGCGAGCCGGTGGAGATCTTCCCGTTCCTGGGCTCCAGCCGGCTGGAGGAGCCGCTGCTGCGCTACCCGGTGGATGCCGTCTTCCACGGCCACGCGCACCGCGGCACGCCCGAGGGGCGGACCATCAACGGCGTGCCGGTCTACAACGTCGCCAAGCCCCTGCTGCAGCGCACCCGGCCGGGCCAGCCGCCATTCCGGCTGTTCGAGCTGCCGCGCGAAGCGGCAGAAGCGCCGCCCGCCCTGGCCGAGGGCTGA
- a CDS encoding nucleotidyltransferase: MSSAPLAPSLEDEVQPRTAAFYRRALQALADAGVPFLVGGAFAHACHTGIRRSTKDLDLFIRRDDYERAAARMGAEGWRAELTYPHWLAKVHAGEDFIDLIFNSGNGVAVVDDRWFQDNAQAEVLGVPVHVVNMEDSLLSKAFIMERERYDGADIAHLLQVNAERIDWAGLLERFGLHWRVLLAHLTLFGYVYPGERQRVPLWVMDELLARLAAESRQPLPGDPHVCAGTLLSRQQYLHDVEQLGYVDGRLTPASTMTQEDVALWTEAIPARQEAAAGEADAPPVRP, encoded by the coding sequence ATGTCTTCTGCCCCTCTGGCCCCGTCCCTGGAAGACGAGGTGCAACCCCGAACCGCCGCCTTCTACCGGCGTGCCCTGCAAGCGCTGGCCGATGCCGGCGTCCCGTTCCTGGTCGGCGGCGCCTTCGCCCACGCCTGCCACACCGGCATCCGACGGTCCACCAAGGACCTGGACCTGTTCATCCGCCGCGACGACTACGAGCGTGCGGCCGCACGGATGGGCGCCGAGGGTTGGCGCGCCGAGCTCACGTACCCGCACTGGCTGGCCAAGGTGCACGCGGGCGAGGACTTCATCGACCTGATCTTCAACTCGGGCAACGGCGTGGCGGTCGTGGACGACCGCTGGTTCCAGGACAACGCGCAGGCCGAGGTGCTGGGCGTGCCGGTGCACGTCGTCAACATGGAAGACAGCCTGCTGTCAAAGGCCTTCATCATGGAGCGCGAGCGCTACGACGGCGCCGACATCGCCCACCTGCTGCAGGTGAACGCCGAGCGCATCGACTGGGCCGGGCTGCTGGAACGCTTTGGCCTGCACTGGCGCGTGCTGCTGGCCCACCTCACCCTGTTCGGCTACGTCTACCCCGGCGAGCGGCAGCGCGTTCCGCTCTGGGTGATGGACGAGCTGCTGGCCCGGCTGGCCGCCGAGAGCCGCCAGCCGCTGCCGGGCGATCCGCATGTGTGCGCCGGCACCCTGCTGTCGCGCCAGCAGTACCTGCACGACGTGGAGCAGCTGGGCTACGTGGACGGCCGGCTCACGCCCGCCAGCACCATGACGCAGGAAGACGTGGCGCTGTGGACCGAGGCCATCCCGGCGCGGCAGGAAGCGGCAGCGGGCGAGGCCGACGCCCCGCCCGTGCGCCCCTGA
- a CDS encoding Tim44 domain-containing protein, with product MKKALTLLTVVLALGLAALDADAARRLGGGKSSGMQRDNVTAPAKPAGASNAAPGTPGQAPAAAAAPAAATAPATAGAAAQAKRSWMGPLAGIAAGLGLAALASHLGFGEELAAVLLIALLAMAVLAVAGLVLRRRAGQPTMAGMGGFGSTGPVPADPAPGPAGTLQRTGGSGGSLIGSRLDGVAAPRSTIPQDFDAEGFVRNAKANFLALQAAHDARDLDRLGEYLTPEMLDAVRAELAERDDVPQTTEVFGLQAEVLDVAQEPAQYVVSVRFTGSIRHAHGTETEDLDEIWHLAKPRFGTGGWLVAGIQQA from the coding sequence ATGAAGAAAGCACTGACGCTGCTGACTGTTGTCCTGGCGCTGGGCCTCGCGGCCCTGGACGCCGATGCCGCCCGCCGGTTGGGCGGCGGCAAGTCCAGTGGCATGCAGCGCGACAACGTGACGGCGCCGGCCAAGCCGGCCGGCGCCAGCAACGCCGCCCCCGGCACGCCGGGCCAGGCGCCTGCGGCCGCGGCTGCACCGGCGGCCGCCACCGCGCCGGCGACGGCCGGCGCCGCGGCCCAGGCCAAGCGCAGCTGGATGGGGCCGCTGGCCGGCATCGCCGCGGGCCTGGGCCTGGCGGCGCTGGCCTCCCACTTGGGCTTTGGCGAGGAACTGGCCGCCGTGCTGCTGATCGCATTGCTGGCGATGGCCGTGCTGGCGGTGGCGGGCCTGGTGCTGCGGCGGCGCGCCGGGCAGCCGACGATGGCCGGCATGGGTGGCTTCGGCAGCACGGGTCCAGTTCCTGCGGACCCGGCGCCGGGCCCGGCTGGCACCCTGCAGCGCACCGGCGGCTCCGGCGGCTCCCTGATCGGCTCGCGCCTGGACGGCGTCGCCGCCCCGCGCTCGACCATTCCCCAGGACTTCGATGCCGAGGGTTTCGTGCGCAATGCCAAGGCGAACTTCCTCGCGCTGCAGGCGGCCCATGACGCGCGGGACCTGGACCGCCTGGGCGAGTACCTCACGCCCGAGATGCTGGACGCCGTGCGCGCCGAGCTGGCCGAACGGGACGATGTGCCGCAAACCACCGAGGTGTTCGGTCTGCAGGCCGAGGTGCTGGACGTGGCGCAGGAGCCCGCGCAGTACGTGGTGAGCGTGCGCTTCACCGGCAGCATCCGCCACGCGCACGGCACCGAGACCGAGGACCTGGACGAGATCTGGCACCTGGCCAAGCCGCGCTTCGGCACCGGCGGGTGGCTGGTCGCCGGCATCCAGCAGGCCTGA